A section of the Zygosaccharomyces rouxii strain CBS732 chromosome B complete sequence genome encodes:
- the SDO1 gene encoding guanine nucleotide exchange factor SDO1 (highly similar to uniprot|Q07953 Saccharomyces cerevisiae YLR022C SDO1 Protein required for cell viability): MPINQPSGQIKLTNVSLVRLKRERKRFEIACYQNKVQDYRKGIEKDLEEVLQVHQVFTNVSKGDTANKEDLQKCFGTTDQDSIIKEILAKGEIQLSEKERQLEINKINNEMLTIISAKCINPKSKKRYPPSMIHKALVELKFSPVLNKPAKLQALEAIKVLTRTQLIPITRARMKVKVTMNANKPETIEQLKNHVKGTEETSSDAQIWSMTGLIDPVSYRELVSLCEQGGQIQVLDMAVIDST, translated from the coding sequence atgCCTATCAATCAACCCAGTGGTCAAATTAAACTGACCAATGTTTCACTAGTTAGACTTAAAAGAGAGCGtaagagatttgaaattgcaTGTTATCAGAACAAGGTTCAAGACTATCGTAAGGGAATCGAaaaagatttagaagaagtATTACAGGTCCATCAAGTATTCACCAACGTTTCTAAAGGTGATACTGCAAATAAggaagatttacaaaaatgCTTTGGCACAACAGATCAAGATTCGATCATTAAAGAGATCTTAGCCAAGGGTGAAATTCAACTATCAGAGAAGGAAAGACAGTTGGAAATAAACAAGATTAATAATGAAATGTTGACCATTATAAGTGCCAAATGCATCAATCCCAAGTCTAAAAAGAGGTACCCACCATCGATGATCCATAAAGCTTTAgtggaattgaaatttagtCCAGTTCTTAATAAGCCTGCCAAATTACAAGCATTAGAAGCTATCAAAGTTCTAACCAGAACTCAATTAATACCGATCACGAGAGCCAGAATGAAGGTCAAAGTGACAATGAACGCTAATAAGCCAGAAACTATCGaacagttgaaaaatcacGTCAAGGGAACAGAAGAAACTTCATCAGATGCCCAAATCTGGTCAATGACGGGTTTAATCGATCCAGTTAGTTACAGAGAACTCGTATCTTTATGTGAACAAGGCGGGCAGATTCAAGTACTCGACATGGCAGTCATAGATAGTACATAA
- the IRC25 gene encoding Irc25p (similar to uniprot|Q07951 Saccharomyces cerevisiae YLR021W Hypothetical ORF) codes for MYHKEFTVEFPKDVLPGGELELHSVHFNNKILLQVRYNGEMDATYEVVPRGLEPLQRPLAGFSVDEDDFSGDHMSDWQVICRLGDSNDAQLPVVCTQIGELYRRVIIPSNVDGLYQNDEIQSRGLVITMSSKMWKGNDKNFDKLIFVLGSIKQMYNS; via the coding sequence ATGTATCACAAAGAATTTACGGTTGAATTCCCCAAGGATGTTTTACCAGGAGGTGAATTAGAACTGCATAGTGTTCATTTTAACAACAAGATCTTGCTTCAAGTAAGGTATAATGGAGAGATGGATGCCACCTACGAAGTAGTGCCAAGAGGTTTAGAGCCATTACAAAGACCGTTAGCAGGGTTTTCTgtcgatgaagatgatttttCAGGGGACCACATGTCAGATTGGCAAGTCATATGTCGACTAGGTGATAGCAACGATGCACAATTGCCGGTAGTTTGTACACAGATTGGAGAATTGTACCGCAGGGTAATTATACCTAGCAATGTGGACGGATTGTACCAAAACGATGAAATTCAAAGTCGAGGTTTGGTCATTACGATGAGCAGCAAAATGTGGAAGggtaatgataaaaattttgataagTTGATATTTGTTTTAGGAAGCATTAAACAAATGTATAATAgttga
- the PUF3 gene encoding mRNA-binding protein PUF3 (some similarities with uniprot|Q02601 Saccharomyces cerevisiae YLL013C PUF3 member of the PUF protein family which is named for the founding members PUmilio and Fbf), with amino-acid sequence MSVMSNVDPWFGTRIDDDGDNHLKSNSGNMDAELASIVSSLSALSNPTHNNNSNNSNNNNNNTSGVSERRGSAQLGGFRRPSLGYTAATATASPVGAPATTATNPSVAAAAAAAAAAGGSAATTSDQDLLMYSTMGAAGVPEDAASSQSSSPIVTRRTALSVGTAPPYNSSYHQHRLHHDETTSLSGQHFFGNNNRMNFMGHYSASIAGPILFNHNDGNGSSSNSGGGFFEKFGKSLIEGTKELESGSDNATDVPTVPQPNGYENSVADSQKNLVSPLQGIRRTSVTSNSTASESLEQFTDVNNKSKKNIWNVASAPIFKPDTNISDQFLIPPQQEQQHQQQQQQQQQQQQTSPNPSPFTAPFLPQFLPSTISPPPIPPPSLSSAATPPPEASLLQNPYLYLGNDLYPGMSAPPPPLAQDQPVNTLHPVVSPNSTATAQGTRPPVGAPLGKRNVQGKNPSKKHQANPYLDSANNPPTNTTSSRNIGTLPNPFHSKTNSNNGNNNHNGNNNNNNNGGGANNNKRKNNGSNKVNSPLPTNSKLKNGPNSGKWSNYYTVRSPVLDEFRSNPTDKTYKIKDIVGYVLEFCQDQHGSRFIQYELASASPSEREVIFNEIRDQAVELSDDVFGNYVIQKFFEFGSKTQRDILVNQFKGKMQELSMQMYACRVIQRALEFIELEQRIDLVQELSTCVLEMIKDQNGNHVIQKAIESIPMTELPFILNSLDGQIYHLSTHAYGCRVIQRLLEFGSENDQTRIFREIKDFIPFLIQDQYGNYVIQHVLQQDGSNCLREMAETKQDIVNIVSQTVVEFSKHKFASNVVEKAILYGTRDQRRLIMSKVMPSDESSAANLEENAPLVLMMRDQFANYVVQKLVGVSEGEDKRLIVVAIKSYLEKLNKSDAVGNRNLASVEKLASLVESITI; translated from the coding sequence ATGTCAGTAATGTCAAACGTGGATCCGTGGTTTGGTACAAGGATAGACGATGATGGTGACAACCATTTGAAGAGCAACAGTGGTAATATGGACGCAGAATTAGCTTCCATTGTGTCTTCACTAAGTGCGCTTTCGAATCCAACtcacaacaacaatagcaacaatagtaataataataataataataccaGTGGAGTTTCAGAACGTCGTGGTAGTGCTCAATTAGGTGGATTTAGAAGACCAAGTCTTGGCTATACCGCAGCTACTGCAACGGCAAGCCCAGTGGGTGCACCTGCGACCACTGCTACGAATCCCTCTgtagcagcagcagcagctgctgctgctgctgcagGCGGTTCTGCAGCTACTACTAGCGATCAGGATTTACTGATGTACTCGACAATGGGTGCTGCTGGAGTTCCGGAAGACGCAGCTTCGAGTCAGTCTAGTTCGCCGATTGTAACGAGAAGAACTGCGCTTTCTGTGGGGACAGCCCCTCCATACAATTCAAGTTATCATCAacatcgtcttcatcatgaTGAAACTACATCACTTTCCGGTCAACATTTTTTTGGTAACAATAATAGAATGAATTTCATGGGACATTATTCAGCTTCCATTGCAGGCCCTATATTGTTTAACCACAATGATGGCAatggtagtagtagtaatagtggtggtggatttttcgaaaaatttggtaaatccCTCATTGAAGGTACAAAGGAATTAGAGAGCGGATCAGATAATGCCACTGATGTTCCAACAGTTCCACAACCAAATGGTTACGAAAATTCGGTTGCAGATAGTCAGAAAAATTTAGTTTCGCCATTACAGGGTATTAGACGTACTTCAGTGACTTCAAACTCAACAGCATCAGAATCTTTGGAACAGTTTACCGATGTGAATAATAAATCTAAGAAGAATATATGGAATGTGGCTAGTGCCCCCATCTTTAAACCAGATACAAATATTAGCGACCAATTTTTAATTCCACcacaacaagaacaacaacatcagcagcaacagcaacagcaacaacaacagcagcaaaCATCTCCGAACCCTTCTCCGTTCACAGCACCTTTTCTGCCACAATTCTTAccttcaacaatttcacctCCGCCAATACCCCCTCCATCCTTGTCTTCAGCGGCTACACCTCCACCCGAGGCTTCTTTGTTACAAAATCCTTACTTGTACTTGGGCAATGATTTGTATCCTGGTATGTctgcaccaccaccaccactgGCGCAAGATCAACCAGTTAATACTTTGCATCCAGTGGTAAGTCCAAATTCAACTGCAACCGCGCAAGGAACGAGACCACCAGTGGGCGCACCGTTGGGGAAACGTAATGTTCAAGGTAAAAATCCATCGAAAAAGCACCAAGCAAATCCCTATTTGGATAGCGCGAATAACCCACCAACAAATACTACTAGTAGTCGAAACATTGGTACATTACCCAATCCCTTCCATAGTAAGACAAATTccaataatggtaataataatcataatggtaataataataataacaataatggtggtggtgccaataacaacaagaggaaaaacAATGGTTCCAATAAGGTGAATTCACCACTGCCAACTAAttctaaattgaaaaatggtcCTAATAGTGGTAAATGGTCAAACTATTATACTGTAAGATCACCAGTTTTAGATGAGTTTAGATCTAATCCAACTGATAAGACTTACAAGATAAAAGATATCGTTGGATATGTATTAGAGTTTTGTCAAGACCAACATGGTTCTAGATTCATCCAGTATGAATTGGCATCAGCATCGCCATCTGAAAGGGAAGTTATCTTCAATGAAATCAGAGATCAAGCTGTGGAATTATCTGATGATGTCTTTGGTAATTATGtcattcaaaaatttttcgaatttgGATCTAAGACTCAAAGGGATATCCTTGTTAATCAatttaaaggaaaaatgCAAGAATTATCGATGCAAATGTATGCATGTCGTGTAATTCAAAGGGCATTAGAATTTATCGAATTAGAGCAAAGAATCGACCTCGTTCAAGAATTATCCACATGCGTTTTAGAAATGATCAAAGATCAAAACGGTAATCATGTGATCCAAAAAGCTATTGAAAGTATACCTATGACTGAATTACCATTTATATTGAATTCACTTGATGGTCAAATATACCACTTATCGACCCATGCATACGGTTGTCGTGTAATTCAAAGATTACTGGAATTTGGTTCCGAAAATGATCAAACTAGAATTTTCCGTGAAATTAAGGATTTCataccatttttgattcaagaCCAGTACGGTAACTATGTGATTCAACATGTTTTACAACAAGATGGCAGTAACTGTCTAAGGGAAATGGCAGAAACAAAGCAAGATATTGTTAACATCGTATCGCAAACTGTAGTGGAATTTTCTAAGCATAAATTTGCCTCAAACGTTGTGGAGAAGGCTATTCTTTATGGTACAAGAGATCAAAGAAGACTGATCATGTCCAAGGTAATGCCATCTGACGAATCCAGTGCTGCTAACTTGGAGGAAAATGCTCCCCTGGTTCTCATGATGCGTGATCAATTTGCCAATTATGTTGTACAAAAATTAGTTGGTGTTTCAGAGGGCGAAGATAAACGACTGATTGTAGTAGCCATTAAATCctatttggaaaaattgaataaatcaGATGCTGTGGGTAACAGAAATTTGGCTAGCGTTGAGAAGTTAGCATCACTAGTGGAAAGCATCACCATTTGA
- the IZH3 gene encoding Izh3p (some similarities with uniprot|Q07959 Saccharomyces cerevisiae YLR023C IZH3 Membrane protein involved in zinc metabolism member of the four-protein IZH family expression induced by zinc deficiency deletion reduces sensitivity to elevated zinc and shortens lag phase overexpression reduces Zap1p activity) codes for MQSEAPLSSLRPINFNTIHKLRRRVKIGSVSVFNNKYCNAISNAIGRGHNGKDKNKDDEKEDEKNEAEAEGEDKDEEEDDFYDQDERKPFARSSTPEYLLSQKVKNTYKNGRLRDSKSITPNDSNISLLSEANTLVGSSTVVNENNSDENNGGRLSWSLNSSSSSPTVHSSSITSGGELCSTDVKTYIRNFNHSAAYQLGHKCHLHYYQLPFPYRENKYIIHGYRFYASHKKSFLSIINWYGWHNETSNIWTHLLGGLYLIYLAFYHFPHSNIWLSDRVPKPAKCIVAVFLAAAIKCMFASVFWHTFNGTHLLRLRSKFACVDYTGITILITASILTVEFVTMYDYKISLLFYMICSLALGIIGVSMNWSPKFDRPEARPLRIKFFILLATVGCSSFIRLVFLTNWRYAADLLTPLTNKSVVWYLIGVFFYGSFIPERFRTDILTDKSIPTEKQLSTDLDIVTKHRDIHFREKPTIHPRSQCCQHHAGSFKSLWWVDYVGCSHTLWHFFVLLGVIGHYNAIMDMFTKRWIL; via the coding sequence ATGCAGTCAGAAGCACCCCTGTCTTCGCTGAGACCTATTAATTTTAACACAATTCACAAGCTAAGACGTAGAGTTAAAATTGGTTCAGTGTCGGTTTTCAACAACAAGTATTGTAATGCAATTTCAAATGCGATAGGTAGAGGCCATAATGGTAAAGATAAAAATAAAGATGACGAGAAGGAAGACGAGAAAAACGaagctgaagctgaagGGGAAGacaaagatgaagaggaagatgatttCTACGATCAGGATGAAAGAAAACCTTTCGCAAGATCCAGCACACCTGAATATCTACTTTCTCAAAAAGTTAAAAATACCTACAAAAATGGTAGGCTTAGGGATAGCAAGTCAATCACACCAAATGATTCAAATATATCACTGTTGTCTGAAGCTAATACCCTTGTAGGTAGTAGTACCGTtgttaatgaaaataacagtgatgaaaataatggCGGTAGATTAAGCTGGAGTcttaattcatcatcatcatcaccaacgGTTCATTCCAGCTCCATTACTAGTGGTGGTGAACTTTGCAGTACCGACGTCAAGACATATATCAGAAACTTTAACCATTCAGCTGCTTACCAATTGGGTCATAAATGTCATTTACACTATTACCAATTGCCATTTCCCTACCGTGAAAACAAATATATCATTCACGGTTACAGATTTTATGCGTCTCATAAAAAATCATTTCTATCAATTATAAATTGGTACGGCTGGCACAATGAGACCTCCAATATCTGGACCCATCTTTTAGGTGGGCTTTATTTGATTTATTTGGCTTTTTACCATTTCCCACACTCAAACATTTGGTTGTCCGATAGAGTTCCAAAACCTGCCAAATGTATTGTTGCTGTTTTCTTGGCAGCCGCTATCAAATGTATGTTTGCATCAGTGTTTTGGCACACATTTAATGGTACCCACCTGTTAAGGCTACGTTCTAAATTTGCCTGTGTTGATTACACTGGTATCACAATTTTGATTACCGCATCAATTCTAACTGTGGAGTTTGTTACAATGTATgattacaaaatttcaCTTTTGTTCTACATGATATGCTCGCTGGCTCTAGGTATCATTGGTGTGTCTATGAACTGGTCACCAAAATTCGATAGACCTGAAGCAAGACCGTTAAGaattaaattttttatccttttgGCGACAGTtggttgttcttcttttattcGACTAGTTTTTCTAACCAATTGGAGATATGCAGCCGATTTGCTAACACCTTTGACGAATAAATCTGTTGTTTGGTATCTAATTGGTGTTTTCTTTTACGGTTCTTTTATCCCCGAAAGATTCAGGACTGATATTTTAACAGATAAGTCAATTCCAACTGAAAAGCAACTATCGACAGATTTGGATATCGTTACAAAACACAGAGATATCCATTTTAGAGAAAAGCCAACCATACATCCAAGATCTCAATGTTGTCAACATCATGCAGGCTCATTTAAATCTCTATGGTGGGTTGATTATGTGGGTTGTTCTCACACTCTTTGGCATTTCTTCGTTTTACTAGGTGTTATAGGTCATTACAACGCTATTATGGATATGTTCACTAAGAGATGGATACTTTga